cactattttttctaaGGTCGATTGAGTTGGTATTTGTTCAATAATTGAGGTTATGTTACCTTATTGTTGCCATGTTCGAGCGATAAAAAAAAGGAGTTACAAGAAAAGCACATTGAAGAAGACATCTTTTCATCGAATTTGTTAGATTTCGCCGAAGGCCGATTCACCGGAAAGTTTTTTTACCTCTTAATACGAGAAaagttttgtatttatttttaactaaaaaaaaatacatctaaaACAAATATTCTTTTGTTTGCAAAGTGAAACATCAAACGAATGCAAAAACTCAGACAAAGTATTCACAAAGAATCTTGATTTCACATCAAAATAAttctaagagttttttttaaagtatgcagaaaatcatttcattttgcaatcccaatttattttttcaaagaacttccGCTCATTAATTAGGAATcttcgaaaataaaaatgcaaaaacttacAGAATTAAGCTGCTCGCAACAATAAATACATAttacattttgaatttaaaatagggacatagggtatttgtccctattttgggcctactaagcagagcgcacttttaatttgatgtattctcaaaggctgctattggcagcctagtttgttttacatgaataagttggttttttaatgcttaagctcgtacattatcaacattttgataaaaataccttatatcgctgtaaaagcatgaaaaactaaaacactttttgcccctattttggggatattgctcctagcatacgaccttctttgtgcatattttcggcctaccttctgattggttgaaatctcgaagcacgtggcgaacttttttgaggcagtttagtgattgtttttacaacagagcagttctctaggatttcggtcattcgattttttttgtattttttaatccatctgaaacttttttgttgctttcggtatgcccaaagaagccattttgccacattagtttgtccatataattttccatacaaatttggcagctgtccatacaaaaatgatgtatgaaaattcaaaaatctgtatctttaattttttgatcgatttagtgtcttcggcaaagttgtaggtatggatacggactacactggaaaaaaaatgatacacggtaaaaaaaaatttggtgattttttatttaactttttatcactaaaacttgatttgcaaaaaaacactaatttttttttttttttttgatatgttttagaggacataaaatgccaacttttcagaaatttccaggttgtgcaaaaaatcattgaccgagttatgaattttttaatcaataccgagtttttttaaaaatcgaaattttggtcgccacaatttttcaacttcatttttcgatgtaaaatcaaatttgcaatcaaactgtactttcgtgaaattttgataaagtgcaccgttttgaagttaaatccatatttaggtgactttttcaaaaatagtcgcagtttttcatttttttaaattagtgcacatgtttgcccacttttgaaaaaaatatttttgaaaagctgagaaaattctctatattttgcttcttcagactttgttgatacgacctttagttgctgcgatatttcaatgcaaaggtttaaaaacaggaaaattgatgttttctaagtctcacccaaaccccaccatttttcaatgtcgatatctcagcaactaatggtccgattttcaatgttaaaatatgaaacatttgtgaaattttctgatcttttcgaaaacaatattttcaaaattatcaaatcaagactaacatttcaaaagggtcaaacattcaatattacgcccttttaaaatgttagtcttggtttgaaaattttgaaaatatttttttcgaaaagatcggaaaatttcacaaatgtttcatattttaacattgaaaatcggaccattagttgctgagatatcgacattgaaaaatggtgggctgtttgggtaagacctgggtgctgaatagtggttcgcaaaacggcctcaattttgaactgtcaaagtggaaccaatttactgttcgccaaaagtggagagtattgttatcgatcaaaaattgtttttttttcaagattgatttttttttggcttttgtgGACCTGAAGTTGAAGTCAAGTAATCTTAAGAACATTGAAGGCGAgatcgacatttttttttttaattatgaatggaagttgttcatagagtcgatgcggttgtaccATCCAAAAGCTGTCtcaattgtttgattccgttttcaaatttactgatttagtgaaaatcttttcTGTTTGTTGGAGCAGCTTTGCTACAATAAGCGATGATTTTTCGCTGGActaggaagagctgcaggattccaaaataagCCAAGGTATTTATTTttgacatcgcagaatgacactctcgtcGCAGTAcctcgtcacccgtaaaaaaatctcttctatCCGaacgaaacttgaaaacacacacaacttTCCAGCAAAATAATGTAGAAAACTATACAAAATAAAACgcatactactgattataaaacagctcatctaccagtaagaaaaaagtcatgcttgtgcttgaacagcctcctagtttgtagatgtaaacaaagtgggatcattcgaaaatcccgttacgcattctctctattcatcacccagggtaagacttagaaaacatcaattttcctgtttttaaacctttgcattgaaatatctcagcaactaatggtcgtatcaacaaagtctgaagaagcaaaatatagagaattttctcagcttttcaaaaatatttttttcaaaagtgggcaaacatgtgcactaatttaaaaaaatgaaaaactgcgactatttttaaccctctacaacccaaccccgcctttagacgggcttcgatctaaaaaatcgccaaaaatcaattttcaaaccaatttttgatctttaaaaagcattggaaagaagaactcttaaaattttagaaaattttagtgttggaagttttacttgttttatgtgactttgccactgtttttaaaaatgtgatttttttcggGGTCAACTTtgcctgtgttttttactaacatttcgtgtattttcagtaaaaagaagtatgcaatattttttttagtgtcccagactatacaTCTACGCATTATTCTAcattttaaatgatgatggtgccattctatagcagaaaatgtgaaaaacgagcaaaaaattgaaaaagtgactgtaaaaccgtgaaaaaattagataggcaaaatgtaattatattaggtggtagaataggccaaatactaccaaaaacaaacataaactaaacaagataaatgcaaattaaaatactaaaaataaaacaagaaaaacataaaacaagagaagtaaagtttttcgtagaacaaaagttgctcaaaatgacctcctgaacacgggaaaaataaaaattttcgaaaaaaaaatttgggcagtagagggttaaaaaagtcacctaaatatggatttaacttgaaaacggtgcactttatcaaaatttcactaaagtactttttgattgcaaatttgattttacatcgaaaaatgaatttgaaaaatttttgcgaccaaggttttaaataaaaaatcatcaaatattttttaccgtgtatcattttgttccagtgtagtccgtatccatacctacaaccagACATGCATTGGCGCTGCGCGCGGTTAGCACGCGTGCTATTTTAACGGATAGCACTGCGCTTTCAATCATAGCACTCGCCCTGGCACTCGAACAAAAATGGTAACTAAGttgttttttcatttgttgattCCAAATTTTCTGTCACCATTATCTAGTAAGTGATGAAACTAACAACAATCACATTCATCTGTGAATTTGGTGCAGTGCTAATGTTCAGAGAATGTAAGCAGAAAATCCATGGTTCTGATCCGTTCaaggtaaactttttttttgcttttagcataaagtgtaattttattttttcaatcaacgcAGATTATTGTCCTGGATTCGAAATAATGAGTTGCAGTAATGAAACCGATCGTTCTGAATACCCGAAAATCAATTCCAGGAGACCTGGCCTGGCTGGCATTTAATTGGTTTAAAGAGGCTggcatttgacttttttttttaaacattctgtAGATTTTGCGGGCCCTGAGATTCAATTTCAATGGAAGAATCTGAAAAAAGTAAGGTATTTTACAGTTATAACAGATTCTCTTTGGCCGGTGATCAAATTTGCTCGagcacttttatttaaaaagactgcaaagcaaaaaaataagagaaaaaaTTCTATGAGTGCTAAATGGGAGTGCTAAATAATAGCACTAGCACTGTGCAGCAAGTAGCTTGCTTTGAACTTGGTGTGAGTGCTAAATTTGAGGTGCCAGTGCAGAGCGTGCCAATGCACGtctgcctacaactttgcccaagacaccaaatcgatcaaaaaattccttcaaaagatacagatttttgaattttcatacatcatttttgtatggacagctgccaaatttgtatggaaaattatatggacaaactaatgatgcaaaatggcttctttgggtataccgaaggcaccaaaaaagtttcagatggattaaaaaatacaaaaattaaaattaaagaaaaaagaccgatttcgtagagaattgctcaacaggattgtgcaacccacaaataaaaacatattgccggtggttggagattcgggggacggctcTCATTCGTGTGCTGAGCGATGAACGCCTTGACGCTGAGGGCCAAgaagcggtaagcaaaagtggtgaaaatttgGACCTAATGGGCAAGTTGCAATTTGCtaagaaaaatgtgaagagtgatatgtttattgcattatttctaatttaagaggaaaaagtgaattattcttgcccaccaaaatgaagataatgacagTACGAATCATTCTCAAGTGGCAGATTCCAGCCAGATTTGGTGAATggaacaattttgttgaattaagtttggtagacctaaaataggtactaggcccaaaatagggacaaataccctaaagaaattgcttctttttcttgttgGCATCAAAAGTTGCATAATTATTTAAAGAAATGGTTGATGCCAAAAAATAAGGCTAGcttattttaatataaatatttttcaatttgtttagcttttataataagattttttttaatttctcttaTAGGCCATTGCAATTTtattcagtttttgaaaaaacaataaaagaaGTGTTTATTCCTAAAACAAACTCCATTCAATTTATCCAACACACAGAGGAATACGACGAGCTGGGCCGCCTCTACCGGACCTGCAACGGGGACGTCACGGTCAACAAGTGCGAGGGCAAATGCAACAGCCAGGTCCAGCCGTCGGTCATCACGGCCACCGGCTTCCTCAAGGAGTGCTACTGCTGCCGGGAGTCGTTCCTGCGTGAGCGCCAGATGCAGCTCACCCACTGTTACGACCCGGACGGTGTCCGCATGACCGACCACGACTCGGCCACGATGGAGATTCGCCTCAAGGAACCGATCGACTGCAAGTGCTACAAGTGCGGCGATTTGGTGCGTTAAATGTGGAAGATTTGGATGGATTGGACCCCCCCGAATAAAAAACAGGATATTATGCGACTTGAGATAAACTGGATGACGACGAACGAGCGAGTTTATGATTAGTTTTAGAGTAAGTTTAGTACTGGCCCTTGTTCTCAATTTGGTGATTGTCCTCACCGCAATGATGCGATGCCCCTCGTAGAAACTTATATGCAATATATCCAGAGTAATCTCaacttgtgaaattttgtttgtacgTTTGTTTGTGTAGTAGACAGTAGGAAAATATTTGAAGTGTGAATATGTTTGTAGAATAACAATTAATAAAAGTGCTGCGATATTACTGATGACCTGATTGATTTCCGAAATTTTTCCGTATAAAATCAGGGCTGTGGAATTTGAGTCAGAACTGTACCAGGAGTCGGTAGAGTCAGGTCTTTTTGTAACCAGGAGTCGGAGTTGCTAAAGGACTCTAGAAGCCTTAAAACCATTTGTTCATGGCTCTCGCAAACCAAATCGATCGTATGTATAAAGTTTAATGCAATACAAAATTGTGGAGTCAACGTCGGACGGAGTCGATAGATTTTTTGTTCGGattaaattaaatgattttttaaaatgaatttaacttTATTGGAATCAACATTTCTCAAACATTACAAAGATTTTCAATGACACACTTTATTGTCCACGAACTTCACTGCTCCGACAGCACCCCATAGCACATCACCAGCACGTGTCTCGCCAACTCTCGACACTCTTCATTCTGCTCAGCCCGCGCCACCACACTCTCCCGGGTACACTCCTCCAACCAGCCGCGCAGTTCCATCAGCTCCGCGTACAAATCCTGCCTCAGCACCTCCCTGCTGACGGCCATCAGCACCGCGGCCAACATCTGCAGCACGCTGGCCCTCACCTTGGGCTCCTCGCTGAAGCGCAGCATCACGCTCAGCTGGACGAGCTCGCGAGCAAAGCGACGCCCGTCGGGACAATTTTCCGCGCAGATCATCAACACGGCAAGCGTTTGCAGGAACGTGGTCAGCAGCAGTTGATCCGCGTCGTACTGGAAGGACAGATTGGCGCTGAAGAGAAACTGCTTGGAGCCGAACCCGCGGAGCAGCGGGTAGAAAAAGTGGCCGGCGACGGGGGAGAAGCGGTTGATGGTTTCCGGGGGTTGGGATGCGTTGAGGGGGCGCGAGCTGAAGCGTCGCGTTTTGGACTGGATGCGGTCGCGGACGATGCGTTCGGCGAGGGCGCGCTTGCGGGCTTGTTCCGCTTCTTCGCGGAACTTGGACTCGAGGAGGTTGGTGGTGGGGTTTTTGGGCTGGGTTGGAGATGTTGGGGTTGGGGGTTTGTCGGTTTTGTCCAGGTTTGCGAGGACTTTGGCCATTTGGGCTAGGATGTCCAGCATGAGGACGCGCCGTTGGAGGGAGTACTTGCTGATGTCGGAGTGGAACTCTCGGCATAGATATTCGGCGCATTGCTTTGGGAAGGTGGTTCCGATGCGGACCAGGCAGGTGAACTTGAGCTGTTCAAAGTCTTCCATGTAGCAGCGACTCTCGAGGGAGAGGAAGATTTGGAGTAGGTCCAGGGCTAGTTTGAGGTCGTTGTTGGCCATTTGCTGATCGATAAGGTCTGGAGCGGCTTGGATGGCGATTTCGAAGCGTTGCGGCGTTTGCTGGTCGGAGTTGTCGAGCAGGACTTCGCGTAGATCTAGCAGGTAGCGCGGCCGCAGGCGATCCTGGTCGATTTTGGTATCGTTTGAAAGATCGTACGGTTCCAGATCATCGTCCGAGTCGAGCTCAGAGTCATCGCTGTCGCGTTGTTCTTTGCGAGTGACCTTCTTACTGTCTGGAAGTTTCATGTCTACGACCTCAACTTCAGCAATGACGGGAGTCTCGACAGGTTTGAAATCAATCAATTCTCCACGTCCAGTTGAGCATTCAAATAACTTCTCAACCAGTTTGTCCAGCACTTCCCCACCCTCAATCAAACCCTGGGACAGCTCATCCCCAGCAAACCGACACCTGCCGCCATAGCACCTCAACTCCTCCACCACCGCCAGCGTCTTCCCATCAAACCCTTCAAACTCAAACCGGAGCCGATTCTCCGCCGGAACATCGCCCTCGTCAAACCGGCCCAAAATCACCTCCGCCACGATCATCCCGACGCAGCGCATCTGCTTGACCGGTGACTCCAGGTGGCACTTGAGTCCGCCAAACAACAGCCGCCGAAACTCGCGAACCTGTTCCGCCGAAGGTTTCTCGATCTCCGCTTGGTAGGCCATCGCCAGCAGCAACAGCTTGGACGCGTACAGATGCTGCTCGAAGGGGGTTCGTTGGATGGCGGTCCGCGAGGACCAAACCGTGATCAGTTCTTGAATTAGGTCGTGGAGAAGGGTTTTGTTCTTTCGTGCGAGCAGGTGGAGGAGGTTTTCGACGACGGGATCCGGGTTCGGGAAGGTGCTGAAGAGGGGGATCTTCTGGGTTAGGACGTAGCGCCAGTCGCCGGTGAGGGCTTCCGGGAGGAGGTCGTGTAGGTCGATGCCTTTGTTGAGCGTGATAACTGCGATAGATTCGATGGCCGCGCGGGACAGGTTGGTGAAGATGGCTTGAAGTAGGGGCTTGTGGGAGTTTGAGTGAGCCCAAATTGAGAGAATTTGAAGAGATGTTTGAAGATGGGTAGATTGCTTGTTGGAGTTGAAGTCGGTGACGATCTTGCTTAGAAGCTTTGAGAGGAATGTCGGATCTGTGGTGAGATTTTGATGGATTTCGGTGGCCCTGGCTACGCAATCGATGGCCTTCAAGCAGTGTTGAAGCAAGATTTGTGAGAATCGTTCCGGCAGGAACACGTCTGGGGTGTTCCTTTGAAGTACGTTCGCCACTCGGTTTGGAACGGCCACCAGAAGCTGCACCAGTTGTTCGCTGCTAACTTGGGCATTGTGCTTCGCCAATCCATCAATTTCCGAGCCTCTCTCAACCAACGTAGCGTCCACGATCGTTCCCCCAAGCCAGTCATCGTCCTGAACTAATCTACTCAACATCAAAGCAAATACCTCTCGATTCCGTTCCAGCAGCGTCGCGTCCGTCAACACGCGTAGATTCTCCACCACAAAGCCCCGGTTACGGTCCACACAGAACAACCTCCAAACGCGCCCATCCGGCACCGGCATCCCGGGAAACTCTCCGTCAAACCGTGCCACCAACTCCTCCAGCAATCCCGGATAATCCTCCGCCGCAAACCGGTCCCAATCTACGGCTCCGCCATCCTCCCGATCAACCCGAAACAGCTGCTCCGGAGTCCTCGGCCCCGGCAAGCACTCCAGCAAGCCGTCCAGCCCCCTCCGAATCGCGTCCAACTCCTCCCCGGAACGAATTCGGGGCGTTTCTTGCAGCACCCGGCGAAGATCCTGCGTACAGCGCCTCAACTCGGTGCCAGCTGAAATGACACAAAGGTGACGCACGTTTTTTCACCCGCACTGAACATGACACTTCTTTGAGAATTGGGGGGTTCAAAAAACGCGCGCGCGAGAGACAGAACCGGCGAACTCAACTCGTTTTCAGCGGCCGTGTCGAAGCTTTGCATGCAACTACCAATAAATTATCAGCGATGCAACAAACtaaaatcgttcaaaaaagcaaaaaaaaaaacgaaactcacCATTGGTACTGCCCAGCGAAAGTCCGCTCAGGTCCGACAGCAGGTCGTTGGCCGCCGGCGCCGCAGCCGTCGGCTGCGCCATCCCTCCAAACAGATTCGCCGACGAACTGCCGCTGCTCGGACTCATTCCGAAGAACAAATCCGTCGACGGCGCCACAGGCGTCGGCACAGCCGCCGATCCAAACGCCGCAAAGTCGGCAAAGTCATCCCCAGCAGCAGGTTTGCTCGCCGGCGGCGCCCCAAACGCCGACTCAAAGTCCCCAAACTCGGGCACAGCAGCAGCGGCGGGTACGTCCGCGGCTCGCGGGTTAAAATCGTCCAACTCCTCCAGCTTGCCGGGGCTGCCGACCGACGGCGGGCCGGGACACGTCTTGAACAGATCGTCCCCTGTTGTCGCGTTCGTATCATGCGTCACGAGGATCTCCTCGGCGTGGGTGTTTCGGTGGGTGGGCGAGTTGATGCCCAGGTCGGCCGTCGGCACGTTGCTGCTGGCCACTGTTCCGGTCGATTTGCCGAAGCTGGACGCGGCGCCCATGTCGATCTTCTTGGTCGCTTTCGAGCCGCCGACGGGTTGTTTGGTCACGGCGGACACGGTCGTCGGGGCTTTGATGTTGAGATTGATCTTCTTTTCGCCGCTGCCGAGGGTCGAGCCGGAAGCGTGTGAGTGGGCCGAAACGGAGGATGATTGTCGCGTGGCGGGGCTTTTGGAGCGCTCCTTGTCGTAATATCTGGGGGAAAGAGAGATAGAAAAGAAAAACCTTATTTAAGCCACCGCAGTGATTGGTACCTTCCTCACTAAATCAATTGTAATAGCTTCCTGTTTGTATTTTGTTGTGCCTGAGTGCTTGCTAGAGTGCCAATTTTTCATAACTCATTCTAATGAACAGTTGTTGGCTCGAAATTTGATTTACAGCAGATCGTTCCCGTACTTCcctagtattttttaaataaatgattgCAATGCAATACCCGCTTACCGGTAGTGAAATTATAGAAAAGTGTAGTTAGAATCAGACTGTGATTACGCTTATACCTACAGCTAATCTTAGCGTTAGATGTTGTAAGCTCTTGGGCTACATTCAATGACTTATTCCAGAATGGCATTGTTCCATAATTCCGACCATAAGGCTATTGCAAATATCTATCAAAGTTTATGTAGAAAATTAAAacacaaatattcaaaaattcagaaattaaaaattcaagcattttacaatatacaaattttaaaattaagaaattccaaaaatacacaaaaatcggaaatttttaagttcaagAATACAAGAAAGGGTTTGTTCAATTCTGACTTCCAAAGATTTTCCGGATTTCAGTCtaaaaggcatcattcccgatcggccatttggcggctatgttcgttttagaaaaaaaaattcaaatcttgattcagaaacTATGACCTTAAGGTGGTAGATGGTGTATTTCACTTTTgtggcaatgactgtcaatgattgttctgaattcagggtccagaaatagtagatttatatgaaaaaataattactatGTGTAaagcttctacaaacaacacatccAGAGTTTCTTTTATAAGGTcctatactgcccataattgaaaattcggctattatgccaaatcaagtattccgagaaaaacgcgttttagtgtttgtgacaaaatctccgtcaaggcaatttcccataagaatggcatattagccgtttggtttttcgcatcggcagccaagtctaagcactatttcagtaaaattcaagttccagaagatgcgttggaacatctctaccacctggtgctaatatctcgtttttgccaaaagtggatattagccgttttttcaatggtgggcagtataaacatatgaaagacaatagcttataggtccttttaaaacaaaatctagACATAGAAACCGATTTTCTGTTTGAAATATCCTGAACcaatatttgaatgtttttttttccaaaaaaaaaaccgccaaatggccgatcgggaatgatgcctttcagagcaTTAAAATGTTAAGctgttaaaaaaactaaaattctaaaacttaaaaaaaaatcacaaattttaaaattggaaaaaaaattcgagccacgtagcccagtggtaacgcttctgcctcgtaagcggtggatcggggttcaaatcccggctcgaaccaacacaactggtgatcatttcccttctggattcgattgcttagtaaagggaaggtttagtgtatcgtcacaaaccgGACCTTAacaacgacaccttaggaaggcgacatATGGAATGTCAACATTaacctaaacatgttaacattagttgagtaaaaaactgccactgaatcctctttgtaaatgccggccccgatactgttcaagggtgttcccctcaggaactgggaaagatttacttttttgccttcctcacctcactgaggcaaggctataaaatcacttaaaaattgaactttttaaataagccttctagatatacctttacgtatacatatcggctcagaatcaaattctgagcaaatgtctgtgcgtgtggatggacgtagaatttttttttctcactcacttttctcggaactggcccgaccgattttgtccggatctatgtttttagATTCGCTATCAGgtcctttaagtctttttttaatttcatccagtttggtgcagtacttcaaaagttatgttagaaaaactgttttggttgatactaaaaagggtcattatttacataatttgaaagctccggcggatagctgtcggaactttccgcTCAGTGCACGTCGTGCACGCatacaaacactgcagtgctttcaaatgaataataaaaattaatcatagatggcagcactcagatgtatagtgtctttactaagtaagcgttagccaaagctttcaggaggaaggcagcaaccaccttctggtggattaagtaacgtttttactttaatatttcaatttcaattcggttttattggtgaataatcaagatacaatcagttcttttgcaattcataacagagttttggagttcctttcagctgtgtgttgcttcataatccattttggatcaattatttctataactagggcactaacaagagcaagaaaaattaaaaaaaaaacttgcttatttttactttaaaaaaatcccaaattccgaaattctaaaattaaaattcaaaaatatagagatttggaaaaaatgtacagttcgattatccgaaatcctcgccaaaattttactccggataatcgaatcacgaaatgtTGATTTCTTCGCAAAAGCTCTCTTACCTAAAATATGAATCTAAAAATGTTTCAAGTTATCTGCTTTTCTGTGATTTAAGATGGCGGCATATATAAATAATGTAATatttaagagttttaaaaaaatttaaaatttattcttaTCTTTTCAAAAGGCTTTCCAGAAGACAAAGAaacataaagtttaaaaaaagtttataattcAA
This is a stretch of genomic DNA from Culex pipiens pallens isolate TS chromosome 1, TS_CPP_V2, whole genome shotgun sequence. It encodes these proteins:
- the LOC120427890 gene encoding uncharacterized protein LOC120427890, with the protein product MDKFISMWKVRELADKVTNVVMNYTEIEGKVREATNDEAWGPTGPLMQELAHATFTYEHFPEVMSMLWKRMLQDNKTNWRRTYKSLLLLNYLVRNGSERVVTSSREHIYDLRSLENYTFVDENGKDQGINVRHKVRELIDFIQDDDKLREERKKAKKNKDKYIGMSSEAMGGGMRYGGSGGGGGGEYGGYRDSGYDGRRSEDRGYNEGRDRYEYDYQYDGEREDSDTESNGPSSNRYYDKERSKSPATRQSSSVSAHSHASGSTLGSGEKKINLNIKAPTTVSAVTKQPVGGSKATKKIDMGAASSFGKSTGTVASSNVPTADLGINSPTHRNTHAEEILVTHDTNATTGDDLFKTCPGPPSVGSPGKLEELDDFNPRAADVPAAAAVPEFGDFESAFGAPPASKPAAGDDFADFAAFGSAAVPTPVAPSTDLFFGMSPSSGSSSANLFGGMAQPTAAAPAANDLLSDLSGLSLGSTNAGTELRRCTQDLRRVLQETPRIRSGEELDAIRRGLDGLLECLPGPRTPEQLFRVDREDGGAVDWDRFAAEDYPGLLEELVARFDGEFPGMPVPDGRVWRLFCVDRNRGFVVENLRVLTDATLLERNREVFALMLSRLVQDDDWLGGTIVDATLVERGSEIDGLAKHNAQVSSEQLVQLLVAVPNRVANVLQRNTPDVFLPERFSQILLQHCLKAIDCVARATEIHQNLTTDPTFLSKLLSKIVTDFNSNKQSTHLQTSLQILSIWAHSNSHKPLLQAIFTNLSRAAIESIAVITLNKGIDLHDLLPEALTGDWRYVLTQKIPLFSTFPNPDPVVENLLHLLARKNKTLLHDLIQELITVWSSRTAIQRTPFEQHLYASKLLLLAMAYQAEIEKPSAEQVREFRRLLFGGLKCHLESPVKQMRCVGMIVAEVILGRFDEGDVPAENRLRFEFEGFDGKTLAVVEELRCYGGRCRFAGDELSQGLIEGGEVLDKLVEKLFECSTGRGELIDFKPVETPVIAEVEVVDMKLPDSKKVTRKEQRDSDDSELDSDDDLEPYDLSNDTKIDQDRLRPRYLLDLREVLLDNSDQQTPQRFEIAIQAAPDLIDQQMANNDLKLALDLLQIFLSLESRCYMEDFEQLKFTCLVRIGTTFPKQCAEYLCREFHSDISKYSLQRRVLMLDILAQMAKVLANLDKTDKPPTPTSPTQPKNPTTNLLESKFREEAEQARKRALAERIVRDRIQSKTRRFSSRPLNASQPPETINRFSPVAGHFFYPLLRGFGSKQFLFSANLSFQYDADQLLLTTFLQTLAVLMICAENCPDGRRFARELVQLSVMLRFSEEPKVRASVLQMLAAVLMAVSREVLRQDLYAELMELRGWLEECTRESVVARAEQNEECRELARHVLVMCYGVLSEQ
- the LOC120427891 gene encoding partner of bursicon, which encodes MHKLATGQLLATVCCVALLPQLLYRSIGANGQHQPGDETCETLPSEIHLIKEEYDELGRLYRTCNGDVTVNKCEGKCNSQVQPSVITATGFLKECYCCRESFLRERQMQLTHCYDPDGVRMTDHDSATMEIRLKEPIDCKCYKCGDLVR